One Citricoccus sp. K5 DNA window includes the following coding sequences:
- a CDS encoding DUF1989 domain-containing protein, with amino-acid sequence MTAPLDLTDLTSLPLDLARPRLVQPGLLPVVPGHERYWVRPGGVTALELESGDELTVVDRFGAQAAELTVLGNGGEDFSALGLRADGPATVLGSLTEGSAFDNQQVARVVTALALRGLRPDAAHGVRLFGGWSPAGSRETFTAQRPVTAVVGNPTWAMNFEEQNPPSDLMIEVQRADPYRPREIELPPPLAEPVLDARIDHSTAIGYEVKKGDYIQIIDVAGRQCSDFLAFDARALQEGRELGLDASTTRHIVGQAYAQPGLHGKFYNQDMDPLVAIIRDTVGRHDAFTPACNAKYYEDFGYPGHVNCTDNFNGQLKRYSVTARKSWPALNLFYNTMFDEHNMLVFDEPWSRPGDYVMMQAQQDLVCASSACPDDIDPSNGWVPTDIHLRVYPSERKFSMAITHRTNPDSVPKLTRETAFHERTSALTKQFTEYRNFWLPTHYDGYGPKAEYWACREKAAVMDLSPLRKFEVIGPDAEALLQYCMTRNIRKLSEGQVVYTAICNDTGGMIDDATVFRCSDTNFRVIPGEDYTGEWMRQVATERGLDRVWIKDSTDQLHNIAVQGPASRDILRDLIWTPPHQPDFDSVTWFRFTIGRIGDHQGTPVIVSRTGYSGELGYELFCHPSHANAVWDAVWEAGKPHGLTPLGLDALDMLRIESGLVFAGYDFNDQIDPFEAGIGFTVPLKTKEDDFSGRDSLLKRKANPQRRMVGLELAGNEPAGHGDTVHVGRFQVGVVASATRSPVLRKNIALCRMMVEHADAGAEVEIGKLDGQQKRIPATVVATPFYDPKKEKPRS; translated from the coding sequence GTGACTGCACCCCTCGATCTCACTGACCTGACTTCACTCCCGCTCGATCTGGCCAGGCCGCGATTGGTGCAACCGGGGCTGCTGCCCGTGGTGCCGGGACACGAACGGTATTGGGTCCGCCCCGGAGGAGTGACCGCCCTGGAACTCGAGTCCGGGGACGAACTCACCGTGGTGGACCGCTTCGGGGCCCAGGCCGCCGAGCTGACCGTGCTGGGCAACGGCGGGGAGGACTTCTCCGCCCTCGGGCTGCGGGCCGATGGGCCGGCGACGGTGCTGGGCTCGCTCACCGAGGGCTCCGCCTTTGACAACCAGCAGGTCGCCCGCGTGGTCACCGCCCTGGCCCTGCGCGGGCTGCGGCCGGATGCCGCCCACGGCGTTCGCCTGTTCGGCGGCTGGTCCCCAGCCGGGTCCCGGGAGACGTTCACGGCGCAGCGGCCGGTGACGGCCGTCGTCGGGAACCCCACCTGGGCCATGAACTTCGAGGAGCAGAACCCGCCCTCCGACCTGATGATCGAGGTCCAGCGGGCGGACCCGTACCGGCCGCGGGAGATCGAGCTGCCCCCGCCGCTGGCCGAGCCGGTCCTGGACGCGCGGATCGACCACAGCACGGCGATCGGCTACGAGGTCAAGAAGGGCGACTACATCCAGATCATCGATGTGGCCGGCCGCCAGTGTTCGGACTTCCTGGCCTTCGACGCGCGGGCACTGCAGGAGGGACGCGAGCTGGGGCTGGACGCCAGCACCACCCGGCACATCGTGGGCCAGGCCTACGCCCAGCCCGGGCTGCACGGCAAGTTCTACAACCAGGACATGGACCCGCTGGTCGCGATCATCCGGGACACGGTGGGGCGTCATGACGCCTTCACGCCGGCGTGCAACGCCAAGTACTACGAGGATTTCGGCTACCCGGGGCACGTGAACTGCACGGACAACTTCAACGGCCAGCTCAAGCGGTATTCGGTGACCGCCCGGAAGTCCTGGCCGGCGCTGAACCTCTTCTACAACACCATGTTCGACGAGCACAACATGCTGGTGTTCGACGAGCCCTGGTCCCGCCCGGGGGACTACGTGATGATGCAGGCCCAGCAGGACCTGGTCTGCGCCTCCTCCGCCTGCCCCGACGACATCGACCCCTCCAACGGCTGGGTCCCCACTGACATCCACCTGCGCGTCTACCCCTCGGAGCGGAAATTCTCCATGGCCATCACCCACCGCACCAATCCCGACTCCGTGCCCAAGCTCACGCGTGAGACCGCCTTCCACGAGCGGACGAGTGCACTGACGAAGCAGTTCACGGAGTACCGGAACTTCTGGCTGCCGACGCACTACGACGGCTACGGGCCCAAGGCCGAGTACTGGGCGTGCCGGGAGAAGGCCGCCGTGATGGACCTGTCTCCTCTGCGCAAGTTCGAGGTGATCGGCCCGGACGCCGAGGCGCTGCTGCAGTACTGCATGACCCGGAACATCCGCAAGCTCTCCGAGGGGCAGGTGGTCTACACGGCGATCTGCAACGACACCGGCGGCATGATCGACGACGCCACCGTGTTCCGCTGCTCCGACACCAACTTCCGGGTGATTCCCGGGGAGGACTACACCGGTGAGTGGATGCGGCAGGTGGCGACCGAACGGGGCCTGGACCGGGTCTGGATCAAGGACTCCACGGACCAGCTGCACAACATCGCCGTGCAGGGCCCGGCCAGCCGGGACATCCTGAGGGATCTGATCTGGACCCCACCGCACCAGCCGGACTTCGACTCGGTGACCTGGTTCCGCTTCACGATCGGCCGGATCGGGGACCACCAGGGCACCCCCGTGATCGTGTCCCGCACGGGCTATTCCGGCGAGCTCGGCTACGAGCTGTTCTGCCATCCCAGCCACGCCAACGCCGTGTGGGACGCGGTCTGGGAGGCGGGGAAGCCCCACGGGCTCACGCCACTGGGACTCGATGCGCTGGACATGCTCCGGATCGAGTCCGGGCTGGTCTTCGCCGGGTACGACTTCAACGACCAGATCGACCCCTTCGAGGCCGGCATCGGCTTCACCGTGCCACTGAAGACCAAGGAGGACGACTTCTCCGGCCGGGATTCCCTGCTCAAGCGCAAGGCGAACCCACAGCGCAGGATGGTCGGCCTCGAACTGGCGGGCAACGAGCCCGCCGGGCACGGGGACACGGTGCACGTGGGCCGCTTCCAGGTCGGCGTGGTAGCCTCCGCCACCCGGTCCCCGGTCCTGCGCAAGAACATCGCGCTGTGCCGGATGATGGTGGAGCACGCGGACGCGGGTGCCGAGGTGGAGATCGGCAAGCTGGACGGCCAGCAGAAGCGGATTCCCGCCACCGTGGTGGCCACGCCCTTCTACGATCCGAAGAAGGAGAAGCCGCGGTCCTGA
- a CDS encoding GNAT family N-acetyltransferase — protein sequence MNWPAIEPIESTRVVLDPLTVQHAPEMLPVLADPSIYEFTGGTPPTLEQLQRLYRVQTLGHSDDNAQWWLNWVVALHDSRRAVGYVQATVERRADEFEANIAWVISPAFQGRGLATEATASMIGWLTATGVDRYVAYIHPDHAASAAIARKQGLHPTSVVKDGETRWQNE from the coding sequence ATGAACTGGCCTGCCATCGAGCCGATCGAGTCGACGCGCGTCGTTCTCGACCCACTCACCGTCCAGCACGCCCCAGAGATGTTGCCTGTGCTGGCTGACCCATCGATATACGAGTTCACCGGCGGCACGCCGCCGACGTTGGAGCAATTGCAAAGGCTCTACCGGGTGCAAACGTTGGGCCATTCTGACGACAACGCGCAGTGGTGGCTGAACTGGGTCGTCGCCCTCCATGATTCGCGGCGCGCTGTCGGATATGTGCAGGCCACCGTCGAGCGTCGCGCGGACGAGTTCGAGGCCAACATCGCCTGGGTGATTTCGCCAGCATTCCAGGGCCGCGGCCTCGCCACTGAGGCCACAGCATCAATGATTGGCTGGCTGACGGCGACCGGAGTCGACCGCTATGTTGCCTACATCCACCCCGACCACGCGGCGTCAGCGGCCATCGCCCGCAAGCAGGGCCTGCACCCGACATCCGTGGTCAAGGACGGCGAGACTCGCTGGCAGAACGAATGA
- a CDS encoding ATP-binding cassette domain-containing protein yields MNLSRLPVRQVRTHQNAELDRSAWPGTLAPVRQLWDEGLEMGSATVLVGENGSGKSTIVEAIASAYGLSAEGGSTGAEHSTRRSESALDEQLHLIRNPGASRRGYFLRAETMHGFFTYLETNPRTSRPDLPFHEMSHGESFLDLVRDRFRGPGLWVMDEPESALSFTGCLGLLSVLLDRLANGDSQLLLATHSPLLASLPGARVLEVGPWGLRAVPWENLELVHHWRRFLEDPRRYHRHL; encoded by the coding sequence ATGAATCTGTCTCGTCTGCCGGTGCGCCAGGTACGCACGCATCAGAACGCCGAACTTGACCGCAGTGCGTGGCCCGGGACGCTGGCACCCGTTCGGCAACTGTGGGATGAGGGGCTGGAAATGGGATCGGCCACCGTTCTGGTGGGGGAGAACGGCTCGGGAAAATCCACCATCGTCGAAGCCATCGCCAGCGCCTACGGGCTCTCGGCCGAAGGCGGATCCACAGGTGCCGAGCATTCGACTCGTCGGAGTGAGTCTGCACTGGACGAACAGTTGCATCTGATCCGGAACCCCGGCGCCAGCCGTCGCGGGTACTTCTTGCGCGCAGAGACGATGCACGGATTCTTCACGTATCTCGAAACGAACCCCAGAACCTCCCGGCCGGATCTGCCATTCCACGAGATGTCACACGGGGAATCGTTCCTTGACCTAGTCCGCGATCGGTTTCGCGGACCCGGACTGTGGGTGATGGATGAACCCGAATCAGCCTTGTCTTTTACCGGGTGTCTGGGGTTACTCTCCGTATTGTTGGACCGCCTGGCCAACGGTGACAGTCAATTGCTCCTGGCCACGCACTCCCCGCTGCTGGCCTCCCTGCCCGGAGCCCGGGTTCTGGAAGTCGGTCCATGGGGACTGCGCGCAGTGCCGTGGGAGAACCTCGAACTAGTGCATCATTGGCGGCGCTTCCTCGAAGATCCACGCCGGTACCACCGTCACCTGTAA
- a CDS encoding dihydrofolate reductase family protein, with amino-acid sequence MAASQQSLRAAVFLGLSVDGRIARPDGDLEWLTRRGTAAGDAGFTPFVESVDAVVMGRRTYEAIASDEHWPYLDRPMHVISTTLAADGDPRITVHRSGEAAIDALQRDGHRRVYVDGGETIRWFLASELVDELTLSPVPVLIGDGPSLFGPLGGDVHLEHVRTAVLVGGMVQTTYRVLGGPTPPAAK; translated from the coding sequence GTGGCCGCATCGCAACAGTCCCTCCGTGCCGCCGTCTTCCTCGGGCTGAGCGTCGACGGCCGCATCGCGCGGCCCGATGGCGACCTCGAGTGGCTGACCAGACGCGGCACCGCCGCCGGGGACGCAGGCTTCACGCCCTTCGTGGAGTCAGTTGACGCGGTAGTGATGGGCCGACGAACCTACGAGGCCATCGCTTCCGACGAGCACTGGCCCTACCTCGATCGGCCGATGCATGTGATCAGCACGACCCTCGCAGCAGACGGAGATCCCCGGATCACCGTGCATCGCTCCGGCGAGGCGGCCATCGACGCGCTGCAGCGGGACGGGCACCGGCGCGTCTACGTCGACGGTGGCGAGACCATCCGCTGGTTCCTTGCCTCCGAACTTGTCGACGAGCTCACGCTCTCCCCCGTGCCCGTGCTCATCGGCGACGGGCCCTCACTGTTCGGGCCGCTTGGCGGAGACGTGCATCTCGAGCATGTCCGCACCGCGGTTCTCGTCGGCGGGATGGTCCAGACCACCTACCGCGTCTTGGGCGGACCGACGCCGCCCGCAGCCAAGTAG
- a CDS encoding NYN domain-containing protein has translation MTETSSATTRIAVLIDCDNVSPTHAGAVLEELATYGTPTIKRAYGDWTTNQLSGWKNELNRLAIQPTQQFSYTVGKNSTDSALIIDAMDLLWMGNVEAFAIVSSDSDFTRLATRLRESGKRVIGLGERKTPESLRNAVDQFIYLELLGGTPEEDSAPSRRATRRGRRGGAANDNDTDAADGTADVPVAVDTPDAPDALDDDRVRINLESALAKAINATSGDDGWASLSRVGQHLSRTHVDFDPRDFGHQKLSTLVSEQPYLEHRTADSRMQVRLKQGRNRM, from the coding sequence ATGACCGAAACCTCCAGCGCCACCACCCGGATCGCCGTGCTGATCGACTGTGACAACGTCTCCCCCACCCACGCAGGTGCCGTGCTGGAGGAGCTCGCCACCTACGGCACGCCGACCATCAAACGGGCCTACGGGGACTGGACCACCAACCAGCTCAGCGGCTGGAAGAATGAGCTGAACCGGCTGGCCATCCAGCCGACCCAGCAGTTCTCCTACACCGTGGGCAAGAACTCCACCGACTCGGCCCTCATCATCGACGCCATGGACCTGCTCTGGATGGGCAACGTCGAGGCGTTCGCCATCGTGTCCTCAGATTCGGACTTCACCCGCCTGGCCACCCGGCTGCGCGAATCCGGCAAACGCGTCATCGGTCTCGGCGAGCGCAAGACCCCGGAGTCCCTGCGCAATGCCGTGGACCAGTTCATCTACCTCGAGCTGCTCGGGGGCACCCCGGAGGAGGACTCAGCTCCGTCCCGACGGGCCACGCGCCGGGGCCGCCGGGGCGGCGCCGCGAACGACAACGACACCGATGCCGCCGATGGAACTGCCGACGTTCCTGTCGCCGTCGACACACCCGATGCACCCGATGCACTCGACGATGACCGCGTGCGGATCAACCTGGAGAGCGCTCTGGCCAAGGCCATCAACGCCACCAGCGGTGACGACGGTTGGGCCTCCCTGAGCCGCGTCGGACAGCACCTGAGCCGCACCCACGTGGACTTCGACCCCCGTGACTTCGGGCATCAGAAGCTGAGCACCCTGGTGTCCGAACAGCCCTACCTGGAACACCGCACGGCCGATTCCCGCATGCAGGTCCGCCTCAAGCAGGGCAGAAACCGGATGTGA
- a CDS encoding M20/M25/M40 family metallo-hydrolase, producing MPVSPVTPRPGAGHRLAELIRLRTVSALQGEPEQSAVAADFEAFPELMARLYPLVHQRLDHEVVDSTGLLFRWRGARAADPLVLMAHWDVVPAPADQAEWTAVGWEADPFAGTEDTVSGEPVVRGRGALDDKGPLVAVLEAVENLLAAGFTPDHDVWLVFGGDEEVGGRNAAAISDLLRERLQEEQGQGAEPWLVLDEGGAVVPAPLPFVQGTCAMVGLAEKGQAQLRLTVSGAGGHASSPPSGSPIPRLARALRRLERRPFPARLNGTTSAMLGALAPLASGAAGRALPWALRSGTMAARALGAMGGEAAALVRTTVAQTRLDAGTANNVLPSTATAVLDCRIVPGETVAGVRDGIVHRIADPGVQVELLHGQDPSDESPAEGDRFAALEAAVGTSWPDATTVPYLLMAATDSRHFHAWCRHVYRFAPLWMDDAQRASIHGENEWVSVASLERGERFHRGLITARGGRFPDSAEAAPGAMTAPGGQG from the coding sequence ATGCCTGTATCTCCCGTCACACCTCGGCCCGGTGCCGGCCACCGCCTGGCTGAGCTGATCCGTCTCCGCACCGTCTCCGCCCTGCAGGGTGAGCCGGAGCAGTCCGCCGTCGCCGCGGATTTCGAGGCGTTCCCGGAGCTCATGGCCCGGCTCTACCCACTCGTCCACCAACGGCTGGATCACGAGGTCGTGGATTCCACCGGCCTGCTGTTCCGCTGGCGCGGTGCCCGTGCCGCAGACCCCCTGGTCCTCATGGCGCATTGGGATGTGGTCCCGGCACCCGCGGACCAGGCCGAGTGGACTGCCGTGGGCTGGGAGGCGGACCCGTTCGCCGGCACCGAGGACACCGTGTCCGGCGAACCGGTGGTGAGGGGCCGTGGCGCCCTCGATGACAAGGGACCCCTCGTGGCCGTCCTGGAGGCGGTGGAGAACCTCCTGGCCGCAGGATTCACTCCGGATCACGATGTCTGGCTGGTCTTCGGCGGCGACGAGGAGGTCGGTGGACGCAACGCGGCGGCCATCTCGGACCTGCTTCGCGAGCGCCTGCAGGAGGAACAGGGCCAAGGCGCCGAACCGTGGCTGGTCCTCGACGAGGGGGGCGCGGTGGTTCCCGCACCGCTGCCCTTCGTCCAGGGCACATGCGCCATGGTGGGCCTCGCCGAGAAGGGCCAGGCCCAGTTGCGGCTCACCGTCTCCGGCGCCGGCGGCCACGCCTCCTCCCCGCCCTCTGGATCCCCCATCCCACGCCTGGCCCGCGCCCTGCGCCGGCTGGAACGGCGGCCCTTCCCGGCCCGGCTGAACGGCACGACGTCGGCCATGCTCGGCGCGCTCGCTCCCCTCGCCTCCGGGGCGGCAGGCCGCGCCCTGCCGTGGGCTCTCCGCTCCGGGACCATGGCGGCCCGGGCACTGGGCGCGATGGGCGGTGAGGCGGCCGCCTTGGTGCGCACCACCGTGGCCCAGACCAGGCTGGACGCCGGGACGGCGAACAACGTGCTGCCCTCCACGGCCACTGCCGTCCTGGATTGCCGCATCGTGCCCGGGGAGACCGTGGCCGGGGTCCGGGACGGCATCGTCCACCGCATCGCCGACCCCGGAGTGCAGGTCGAGCTCCTCCACGGGCAGGACCCCTCGGACGAATCGCCCGCGGAAGGTGACCGGTTCGCGGCCTTGGAGGCCGCCGTCGGGACCTCCTGGCCGGATGCGACGACCGTGCCCTACCTGTTGATGGCCGCCACCGACTCCCGGCATTTCCATGCCTGGTGCCGCCACGTCTACCGGTTCGCCCCACTGTGGATGGATGACGCTCAAAGGGCCTCCATCCATGGGGAGAACGAGTGGGTGTCCGTGGCCTCGCTGGAGCGGGGTGAACGCTTCCACCGCGGTCTCATCACCGCCCGAGGCGGCCGCTTCCCCGACTCGGCCGAGGCGGCTCCCGGCGCCATGACGGCACCCGGCGGCCAGGGGTGA
- a CDS encoding MFS transporter produces MKAALRRRQGGALLFGGLASVVGFLAFVEFTSGVLQGYYAPLLTDIARHLGVNDADVNWLEGSQLMLSALVVPMLSKLGDQVGHRKVLIWSTAVTLAASIALVVAPVFWVFLVAWAFQGFYVVWLPLEIALVYVRTVAREDAAAAASGPAALTRRAAAVLVGALEVGAIAGALAAGALVDTMDVQAVLAVPAVVVGLCLVAIILGVEETPGASLANFRRRDFDMAGLFWVTVALVLIMGSLFVLRGAGLAPDRPGFWLSVLMLVAGALALVRFVRIERQHPDPLIDIRMFTDPALWPVFATAGLFGVSVLGAQAPLSTFARTDPGIYGYGLGTTGFQTSLIIGTYLIAMVAGAGLLPVASRWTSPRLALLCATLCVAVGFGLFLPFHDQIGQVVANMVVVGLGSGALVASLPAAAAAAAPREQTGVATGLTNSVKTVGGAVASCIFGLALATTAAAGIPGPEVVPEITGTPDVGTAGSFSGYLTVWIVCSATALAAAVLLLFVPKKAFQ; encoded by the coding sequence GTGAAGGCGGCCCTCCGGCGCCGGCAGGGAGGCGCGCTGCTCTTCGGCGGGCTGGCCTCCGTCGTGGGGTTCCTCGCCTTCGTCGAGTTCACCTCCGGGGTGCTGCAGGGCTACTACGCGCCCCTGCTGACGGACATCGCCCGGCACCTCGGGGTGAACGACGCGGACGTGAACTGGCTGGAGGGTTCCCAGTTGATGCTGTCCGCGCTGGTGGTGCCGATGCTCTCCAAGCTCGGAGACCAGGTGGGCCACCGGAAGGTGCTGATCTGGTCCACCGCCGTGACCCTGGCCGCGTCGATCGCCCTCGTGGTGGCGCCCGTGTTCTGGGTGTTCCTGGTCGCGTGGGCCTTCCAGGGGTTCTATGTGGTGTGGCTGCCGTTGGAGATCGCCCTGGTCTACGTCCGGACCGTGGCACGAGAGGACGCCGCTGCGGCAGCTTCGGGGCCGGCGGCGTTGACGCGGCGGGCCGCCGCCGTGCTGGTCGGGGCCCTGGAGGTCGGAGCCATCGCCGGAGCCCTGGCCGCCGGCGCTCTGGTGGACACCATGGATGTCCAGGCCGTGCTGGCGGTCCCGGCCGTCGTGGTGGGACTGTGCCTGGTGGCCATCATCCTCGGGGTCGAGGAGACTCCCGGGGCCTCGCTGGCGAACTTCCGCCGCCGGGATTTCGATATGGCCGGGCTGTTCTGGGTCACGGTGGCCCTCGTCCTGATCATGGGGTCGCTGTTCGTGCTGCGGGGTGCCGGCCTCGCACCGGACCGCCCCGGGTTCTGGCTCTCGGTGCTGATGCTCGTGGCCGGCGCACTCGCGCTGGTGCGGTTCGTCCGGATCGAGCGTCAGCATCCCGATCCCCTGATCGACATCCGCATGTTCACCGATCCCGCCCTGTGGCCGGTCTTCGCCACCGCCGGCCTGTTCGGGGTCTCGGTCCTCGGCGCCCAGGCCCCGCTGTCCACGTTCGCCCGGACCGACCCCGGGATCTACGGCTATGGACTGGGGACCACCGGTTTCCAGACCTCCCTCATCATCGGCACCTATCTCATCGCCATGGTGGCCGGGGCCGGCCTGCTGCCGGTGGCCTCACGGTGGACGAGCCCGAGGCTGGCCCTGTTGTGCGCCACCCTGTGCGTGGCGGTCGGATTCGGCCTGTTCCTGCCATTCCATGACCAGATCGGGCAGGTGGTGGCGAACATGGTGGTGGTGGGCCTCGGTTCCGGCGCCCTGGTGGCGTCCTTGCCGGCGGCGGCCGCCGCGGCCGCCCCGCGGGAACAGACGGGCGTGGCCACGGGACTGACCAACTCGGTCAAGACCGTGGGCGGCGCGGTGGCCTCCTGCATCTTCGGGCTGGCACTGGCCACCACCGCCGCGGCGGGGATACCGGGCCCCGAGGTCGTTCCGGAGATCACGGGAACTCCCGACGTCGGCACGGCCGGTTCGTTCTCCGGTTACCTCACCGTGTGGATCGTCTGCTCGGCCACGGCCTTGGCGGCCGCGGTCCTGTTGCTGTTCGTCCCGAAGAAGGCGTTCCAGTAA
- a CDS encoding uroporphyrinogen-III synthase translates to MPVAASRPVILTRQPAQAGAVEAGLAEAGYRIFFLPLTDFALPEDLAGLRCIVRDLASDERPAPVPAWLVLTSPNTVRALVRAGWDGQVDAGIRVAVTGPGTARVLAEAGCTQVPWMPEGDASAAGILAQFPPPGETPRRVLLLPQSALATDEVAEGLAERGWEVHHVQAYRTVPYPADTERRLLAGLAGEGPASVDALATVDDLPGADVVLTSPSAVRELVRRRGTAVPAGTRFIALGQPTARAAAEECLDLAGTAPSPDAPGVLAALDLGHRV, encoded by the coding sequence ATGCCCGTGGCTGCCAGCCGTCCCGTGATCCTGACCCGTCAACCGGCCCAGGCCGGGGCGGTCGAGGCCGGCCTGGCCGAAGCCGGCTACCGGATCTTCTTCCTTCCTCTGACCGATTTCGCGTTGCCGGAGGACTTGGCGGGGCTCCGTTGCATCGTGCGGGACTTGGCTTCTGATGAGCGGCCGGCACCCGTCCCGGCGTGGCTGGTCCTCACCAGCCCGAACACCGTCCGGGCCCTGGTCCGCGCCGGCTGGGACGGACAGGTGGATGCCGGCATCCGGGTGGCCGTCACCGGCCCGGGGACCGCCCGCGTCCTGGCCGAGGCCGGCTGCACCCAGGTCCCCTGGATGCCGGAGGGCGACGCCTCCGCCGCCGGGATCCTCGCGCAGTTCCCGCCGCCGGGTGAGACTCCCCGTCGAGTCCTGTTGTTGCCGCAGTCCGCCCTGGCCACCGACGAGGTCGCGGAGGGGCTGGCCGAACGCGGCTGGGAGGTCCACCACGTGCAGGCCTACCGCACCGTGCCCTATCCGGCGGACACGGAGCGGCGGTTGCTGGCCGGGCTGGCGGGCGAGGGCCCGGCGTCCGTGGATGCCCTGGCGACTGTCGACGACCTGCCTGGGGCCGACGTCGTGCTGACGAGTCCGAGCGCGGTGCGGGAGCTGGTCCGCCGCCGCGGCACCGCCGTCCCGGCCGGCACCCGCTTCATCGCCCTCGGCCAGCCCACGGCCCGGGCGGCCGCTGAGGAGTGCCTGGACCTGGCCGGCACCGCACCGAGCCCGGACGCCCCCGGGGTCCTGGCCGCGTTGGACCTCGGCCATCGCGTCTAG
- the hemC gene encoding hydroxymethylbilane synthase, whose protein sequence is MTGTFTIGTRGSRLARTQTTTVAEALAGLSGLDAELEIIRTEGDVTTGSLASLGGTGVFASALRAAVLDAKVDLAVHSLKDLPSVQPDGLVIASIPERVDVRDALCARDGLRLSELPQGAKVGTGSPRRVAQLKAVRPDLDVVDIRGNVQTRLARVPGLEQHDDHAPAAAGAPRGDLDAVILACAGLDRIGFDWAITERLAPTVMMPAPGQGALAVECRPETAVVGAGSTHPVARALAGYDDAVTRLQVTAERALLERLEAGCAAPIGALARVEKESARLVMDAVVAATDGSRLLREHASVDLPAVRVRLEDGSADSETLGLARQLGIDVAEAMLAGGADLLPAPQ, encoded by the coding sequence ATGACCGGTACCTTCACGATCGGCACCCGCGGATCCCGCCTGGCCCGCACCCAGACGACCACTGTGGCGGAAGCCCTGGCCGGCCTGTCCGGGCTGGACGCCGAACTGGAGATCATCCGCACCGAGGGGGACGTGACCACGGGCTCCCTGGCCTCGCTCGGCGGCACCGGTGTCTTCGCCTCGGCCCTGCGCGCCGCGGTGCTGGATGCCAAGGTCGACCTTGCGGTGCACTCCCTCAAGGACCTGCCCTCCGTTCAGCCGGACGGCCTGGTCATCGCGTCCATTCCCGAGCGGGTGGACGTCCGTGACGCCCTGTGTGCCCGGGACGGCCTGCGGCTGTCCGAGTTGCCGCAGGGGGCGAAGGTCGGCACCGGCTCGCCCCGGCGGGTCGCCCAGCTCAAGGCCGTGCGGCCGGACCTGGACGTCGTGGACATCCGCGGCAATGTGCAGACCCGCCTCGCGCGGGTTCCGGGACTGGAACAGCACGATGATCACGCCCCTGCGGCCGCCGGGGCCCCGCGCGGTGATCTGGACGCCGTGATCCTGGCCTGCGCCGGACTCGACCGGATCGGCTTCGACTGGGCGATCACCGAACGCCTCGCGCCGACCGTCATGATGCCGGCCCCGGGGCAGGGTGCCCTGGCCGTGGAGTGCCGTCCGGAGACGGCGGTGGTCGGGGCCGGATCAACCCATCCGGTGGCGCGGGCCCTGGCCGGGTACGACGACGCCGTCACCCGTTTGCAGGTCACCGCCGAGCGGGCCTTGCTGGAGCGGCTCGAGGCCGGATGTGCGGCACCGATCGGCGCCCTCGCCCGCGTGGAGAAGGAATCGGCCCGACTCGTGATGGACGCCGTGGTGGCGGCCACCGACGGCAGCCGCCTGCTGCGGGAGCACGCCTCCGTGGACCTGCCGGCCGTCCGGGTGCGCCTCGAGGACGGCTCCGCCGACTCCGAGACCCTCGGACTGGCCCGCCAGCTCGGCATCGACGTTGCGGAGGCCATGCTGGCCGGCGGCGCCGACCTGCTGCCCGCCCCGCAGTGA